In the Topomyia yanbarensis strain Yona2022 chromosome 3, ASM3024719v1, whole genome shotgun sequence genome, one interval contains:
- the LOC131688022 gene encoding uncharacterized protein K02A2.6-like: protein MLLKLQRYNLTLEFVTGKDNVVADALSRAVNQEISDTYEKLNVYTILDEVAQMKISSFLSVSDARLTEIAEHTAQDQTMQIITKFIQQGWPKSVDQVPDGVKIFFNHRHEFSSQDGLVFRNDRIVVPYTLRRQLIDNCHASHNEMEATLRLAPANLFWPGKSSQVKDVVRQCAVCAKFAASQANPPMKTHLIPVYPFQMVSFDVFFADYKGIKHKFLVTVDHDSDFFEVNVLKDLTLDSVVAICKENFARHGIPQLVLSDNGTNFVNRKMIQFASDWCFKQVTSAPHHQQANGKSEAAVKIAKHLLKKSEKSGSEFWYALLHWRNIPSKIGSSSVARLFSRSTGSAVPTSANRLLPKVVEDVPSMIEVQRKRNKQHYDKKIRYLPELQVGAPVYVQLDPASSKIWTPGTINNRLNERSYLVDVGGNKYRRSLVHLKLRTSQPQHSANNPENSAGGEQQNNKDDDKSTRQKDSTDSTNTPVAVLDSNNLPQSAFRTVNSDDSDTQTKNKPAQEKSLRPRRETRLPARLMEYQLNL from the coding sequence ATGTTATTGAAATTGCAGCGGTATAACTTGACCCTGGAATTTGTAACCGGGAAAGATAACGTGGTGGCAGATGCGCTTTCTCGTGCTGTGAATCAGGAGATTTCGGACACGTACGAGAAACTAAATGTATACACAATACTCGATGAAGTTGCCCAAATGAAAATCAGTAGCTTTCTTAGTGTCTCGGATGCAAGACTCACAGAGATCGCAGAACATACGGCGCAGGATCAGACGATGCAGATCATAACCAAGTTCATCCAACAAGGTTGGCCTAAATCGGTCGACCAAGTACCCGATGGTGTAAAAATTTTCTTCAATCATCGACATGAATTCTCATCACAGGACGGCTTAGTGTTTCGTAATGATCGCATTGTCGTTCCATACACATTAAGAAGACAGCTTATAGATAATTGTCATGCAAGCCATAACGAAATGGAAGCCACTTTGAGGCTGGCACCAGCTAACTTGTTCTGGCCTGGTAAGAGCTCACAGGTTAAGGACGTCGTAAGGCAATGCGCAGTATGCGCAAAATTCGCCGCATCGCAGGCAAATCCACCTATGAAAACCCATCtgattccagtgtatcctttcCAGATGGTTTCGTTCGACGTGTTCTTCGCCGACTACAAAGGAATAAAGCATAAATTTCTCGTAACAGTGGATCACGATTCGGATTTTTTTGAGGTCAACGTACTGAAGGACCTAACGCTAGATTCCGTGGTCGCTATCTGCAAAGAAAATTTTGCCCGTCACGGCATTCCTCAACTTGTACTGTCTGACAACGGAACCAATTTCGTTAACCGCAAAATGATTCAATTTGCTTCCGACTGGTGCTTCAAGCAAGTCACGTCAGCGCCTCATCATCAGCAGGCAAACGGGAAGTCGGAAGCCGCCGTCAAAATTGCAAAACATCTTTTGAAGAAATCCGAGAAAAGTGGGTCGGAATTTTGGTATGCGTTACTTCACTGGCGAAATATCCCGAGTAAAATCGGTTCTAGTTCGGTCGCACGCCTATTTTCCCGTTCGACTGGGAGTGCAGTACCAACCAGCGCAAATCGTTTACTCCCGAAGGTGGTAGAAGATGTTCCATCTATGATAGAGGTACAACGTAAGCGGAACAAGCAGCATTACGATAAAAAGATTCGCTACTTACCGGAGCTTCAAGTTGGTGCACCTGTGTATGTACAGCTGGATCCGGCATCATCAAAAATATGGACTCCAGGGACCATAAACAACCGCTTAAATGAACGCTCATACCTAGTAGATGTGGGAGGTAATAAGTATCGGCGAAGTCTTGTACATCTGAAACTGCGAACATCGCAGCCACAGCATTCAGCAAATAATCCAGAGAACTCAGCAGGTGGAGAACAACAAAACAATAAAGATGATGACAAAAGCACACGTCAAAAAGATTCTACCGATTCAACTAACACACCGGTTGCTGTGTTGGATTCGAACAATTTACCGCAGAGTGCGTTTAGGACAGTGAACAGTGATGATAGCGATACGCAAACCAAAAACAAACCAGCTCAGGAAAAGAGTCTTCGCCCGAGAAGAGAGACACGCCTGCCGGCCCGTTTGATGGAATACCAactaaatctttaa